A single window of Desulfovibrio sp. G11 DNA harbors:
- a CDS encoding HAD family hydrolase, with translation MRVFFFDLDGTLLDTLGDIGNACNAVLARHGYPTHPLADYRRFVGRGFDKLVRDTLPAAAELEPPALTQLVEETRQHYGRHMCDTTRPYEGIIPALETLAAKGCPLAVLSNKPEEHTVDLVQRYFPSIPFVLVRGGRKNVPLKPQPQALLDMAETMHTSVARVLYVGDSDVDVQTARNAGTTSVGVAWGFRGPAELRAAGADHIIDAPAQLIELTVEI, from the coding sequence ATGAGAGTCTTTTTCTTTGACCTGGACGGTACCCTGCTTGATACGCTTGGCGATATCGGCAATGCCTGCAATGCCGTACTGGCCCGGCACGGTTACCCCACGCACCCTCTGGCGGACTACAGACGCTTTGTGGGACGGGGCTTTGACAAGCTGGTACGCGACACCCTGCCTGCCGCAGCAGAGCTTGAGCCGCCGGCCCTGACACAACTGGTGGAAGAAACCCGCCAGCACTACGGCCGCCATATGTGCGACACCACCCGCCCCTATGAAGGCATCATCCCGGCACTGGAAACCCTGGCCGCCAAGGGATGCCCGCTGGCCGTGCTTTCCAACAAGCCGGAAGAACATACGGTGGATCTGGTGCAGCGCTACTTTCCTTCCATCCCCTTCGTTCTTGTACGCGGCGGCAGAAAAAATGTTCCTCTTAAACCACAGCCGCAGGCCCTGCTGGACATGGCTGAAACAATGCATACTTCTGTGGCCCGGGTCCTGTACGTGGGCGACAGCGACGTGGATGTGCAGACCGCGCGCAACGCGGGCACAACGTCAGTGGGTGTGGCCTGGGGTTTTCGCGGCCCTGCGGAACTGCGCGCCGCTGGAGCCGATCATATCATCGACGCCCCGGCCCAACTGATTGAACTGACGGTGGAGATATAG
- a CDS encoding aspartate/ornithine carbamoyltransferase Asp/Orn-binding region, whose protein sequence is MARHILTIRKLGEKACWLLVQQAMGMPEAKTRTNFMTERVAVLIFAQHSLPERLCVSAAVRQLGGAVVYEGNRSVWRSELAEYREQLMPIFSYYVDCLYTYGLPVASWDPARIDLSFPLINAGSPDAHPAHALADIACMLRNSRNLGNVTCGWLGCLNGTLHSLVEATAWFPFSLRVALPSHVDPAPLKRIVAELGTDVTFVDTPEEAVKGADYVFAGCRKGLTEEEHVRWNICSELLSRARPHVRIMLSAPPINAIRVENDILRNNKASMLIQQSEYRLRVHKRMLHWVFLDNDDS, encoded by the coding sequence ATGGCTCGACATATTCTGACCATCAGAAAGCTGGGAGAAAAGGCGTGCTGGCTGCTTGTGCAGCAGGCCATGGGCATGCCGGAGGCCAAGACCAGAACGAACTTCATGACGGAACGTGTGGCTGTGCTCATTTTTGCCCAGCACTCGCTGCCGGAAAGACTTTGCGTGTCAGCTGCCGTGCGGCAGCTGGGTGGGGCCGTGGTGTATGAGGGCAACCGCAGCGTATGGCGTTCGGAACTCGCCGAATACCGCGAACAGCTCATGCCCATATTCAGTTATTATGTGGACTGCCTGTATACCTACGGGCTACCCGTCGCTTCTTGGGATCCCGCCAGAATCGACCTGAGTTTCCCCCTTATCAACGCCGGCAGCCCGGATGCGCATCCGGCACACGCCCTGGCGGATATTGCCTGCATGCTGCGCAATTCACGCAATCTCGGCAATGTCACCTGTGGCTGGCTTGGCTGCCTCAACGGCACCCTGCATTCACTGGTGGAGGCCACGGCGTGGTTCCCCTTCAGTTTGCGCGTGGCCCTGCCTTCTCATGTAGACCCGGCACCCCTGAAAAGGATCGTTGCCGAACTGGGAACGGATGTGACTTTTGTGGATACCCCGGAAGAAGCTGTGAAGGGCGCAGACTATGTTTTTGCTGGCTGCCGCAAGGGCCTCACGGAAGAAGAGCATGTGCGGTGGAACATTTGCAGTGAACTGCTGTCCAGGGCAAGGCCCCATGTGCGCATCATGCTCAGCGCGCCGCCCATCAATGCCATCCGGGTAGAAAATGATATTCTGCGCAACAACAAGGCGTCCATGCTTATCCAGCAGTCTGAATACCGCCTGCGGGTGCACAAGCGCATGTTGCACTGGGTGTTTCTGGACAATGACGATTCCTGA
- a CDS encoding IS4 family transposase — MPHKEILDLSHHTTLFSQLLSLIPGHVFEKLERKHKTGRSSRQFGFKEQFTVMAFIQLAARRSLRDGLRALEAAKRRLYHLGLKSVARSTVADANNSRPVEFFKDLFAEMYGLCHLRAPRHKFRFKCKLYSMDATTISLCLSIFPWASFRRNKAGVKVNTVLDHDGYIPAFLDINNAKTHESRMAKSLSLPKGSIVTFDKGYICYSWFRMLTAKGIFFVTRLKSNAAYKLVDRRAVDRKTGVTSDHIIDVSSRGKTTRLRRIGYRDAKTGKRYEFLTNHFRLSAKTIADIYKERWQIEIFFREVKQNLHIKSFVGRSENAVHIQIYTALTVYLLLAYQKFLSKLGLSVQQLFELICLNLFGKDSLEELLNPRRRKTINTYSYSLLAMGA; from the coding sequence TTGCCACACAAGGAGATTTTGGACTTGAGCCATCATACTACACTCTTCTCTCAACTGCTATCCCTGATACCGGGACATGTTTTTGAAAAACTCGAACGCAAGCACAAAACTGGCCGCTCTTCACGCCAATTTGGATTCAAGGAGCAATTCACCGTCATGGCCTTTATCCAACTCGCTGCAAGGCGCTCTTTACGCGATGGGCTTCGCGCCTTGGAGGCGGCCAAGAGACGGCTGTATCACCTCGGCTTGAAATCAGTAGCGCGTTCCACGGTTGCCGATGCCAACAATTCAAGGCCTGTGGAATTTTTCAAAGACCTGTTCGCTGAAATGTATGGCCTGTGCCATCTTCGTGCGCCTCGTCACAAATTCCGCTTCAAGTGCAAGCTGTACAGCATGGACGCCACCACCATCAGCCTATGCCTGTCCATCTTTCCCTGGGCGTCGTTCCGGCGGAACAAGGCTGGCGTGAAAGTAAATACCGTGCTTGACCACGATGGCTACATTCCCGCTTTTCTCGATATCAACAATGCCAAAACCCACGAAAGCCGCATGGCCAAAAGTCTTTCATTGCCAAAGGGTTCCATCGTCACCTTCGATAAAGGCTATATCTGCTATTCCTGGTTTCGCATGTTGACCGCGAAGGGCATTTTCTTCGTAACCCGACTGAAGAGCAATGCTGCCTATAAGCTCGTTGATCGCCGCGCCGTAGACCGGAAAACCGGGGTCACGTCCGATCACATCATTGACGTGAGCAGCCGGGGAAAAACCACTCGTCTACGCAGAATCGGCTATCGCGATGCGAAAACCGGCAAACGGTACGAATTTTTGACCAACCATTTCCGCCTGTCCGCCAAGACAATTGCTGATATCTATAAAGAACGCTGGCAAATTGAAATATTCTTCCGCGAAGTCAAACAAAATCTGCATATTAAAAGCTTTGTCGGGCGCTCGGAGAATGCGGTGCACATCCAGATTTATACGGCCCTGACCGTGTATTTACTCCTGGCCTATCAGAAATTCCTGAGCAAGCTTGGGCTGTCGGTGCAACAACTCTTCGAGCTCATTTGCTTGAATCTGTTCGGCAAGGATTCTCTGGAAGAACTTCTGAATCCGCGAAGACGAAAAACTATAAACACCTATAGTTATAGCCTGTTAGCTATGGGTGCTTAA
- a CDS encoding IS30 family transposase: protein MGYAHLAREERYYICQAVKSGTSLRAIAKAIGRSVSTVSRELARNTGARGYRYRQAHKRSQKRQTSKGKKRIGLEVWTYVEQCLHQDFSPEQISGVLKRKGFALSHEWIYQYILADKKRGGTLHSHLRCQRKRKRRYGKPDRRGQIKGRISIDIRPSIVAERSRLGDWEADTVEGSKGGPVLVTLAERKSRLFLFGKAPNKSASEVRRVIEGLLTPIKDFVQTITYDNGKEFSYHADVSATLEAQGFFAHPYHSWERGLNENSNGLLRQYFPKGVSLASVTQDEIIAAMCRLNWRPRKCLGFKTPYEVFLEDANTQGLGVAL from the coding sequence ATGGGCTATGCACACCTTGCCAGGGAAGAACGGTACTACATCTGCCAGGCAGTGAAAAGTGGAACGTCACTGAGGGCCATAGCCAAAGCGATAGGCCGTAGCGTCTCAACTGTAAGCCGCGAACTTGCGCGAAATACCGGGGCGCGTGGCTACCGCTACAGGCAGGCACACAAGCGCAGTCAGAAAAGGCAGACCAGTAAAGGGAAGAAGCGCATTGGCCTTGAGGTATGGACGTATGTTGAACAGTGTCTGCACCAGGACTTCAGTCCGGAGCAAATCTCTGGAGTTCTCAAACGCAAAGGTTTTGCCCTCAGTCATGAATGGATTTACCAGTACATTCTGGCGGACAAAAAACGAGGAGGAACGCTGCACAGCCATTTGCGCTGCCAGCGCAAACGCAAACGACGATATGGCAAACCCGACAGACGAGGTCAAATCAAGGGGCGTATCAGCATAGACATACGCCCGTCCATTGTTGCCGAGCGCTCACGCCTTGGTGATTGGGAGGCTGATACCGTTGAAGGCAGTAAAGGAGGCCCCGTTTTGGTGACACTTGCAGAGCGTAAAAGTCGTCTTTTCCTGTTTGGCAAGGCTCCCAACAAAAGCGCCAGCGAAGTAAGGCGGGTCATTGAAGGACTCTTGACACCCATTAAGGACTTTGTTCAGACTATTACCTATGATAACGGCAAGGAGTTCAGCTACCATGCCGATGTGTCAGCTACACTCGAGGCTCAGGGATTTTTTGCGCACCCCTACCATTCGTGGGAGCGTGGCTTGAACGAGAACTCCAATGGCCTTCTACGCCAATACTTCCCCAAGGGGGTAAGCTTGGCATCGGTCACGCAAGATGAGATCATAGCGGCAATGTGCCGCTTGAACTGGCGGCCTAGAAAATGCCTTGGGTTTAAGACACCCTATGAAGTTTTTTTAGAAGACGCCAATACCCAAGGACTGGGTGTTGCACTTTGA
- a CDS encoding J domain-containing protein, whose protein sequence is MRRRSRQISLKECYEILKLEKNADLAAVKRAYRRRAFELHPDLNPGNAEASRDFQMLNEAYVALSGILKHEDGVRATSETRKAAQKPRKNADQANGSDKKSGPATDTGQTESKAPPPPGGTEATGQQQAKTAGADEGAQTEQQKPQSEQAPDPEENTADRNGTAYAEQDVLRDLLNDPFARRVFEDIYSELNRQHAEKPQQETAEAHTAESAPQSRAKPKAAQKEKKSAPLHKSNLAWGTPKWSSDMTKGVTGLVRGWLRRQIDEEQSLTLPAANLAPGCRVRLQIRQGIQAELKTVEITLPPDFTVGKPIRLRGLGKRVGPWQGDLYLTLYTE, encoded by the coding sequence ATGCGACGCCGCTCCCGCCAGATATCCCTCAAGGAATGCTACGAAATTCTCAAGCTTGAGAAGAACGCTGACCTTGCCGCCGTAAAAAGGGCTTACCGCCGACGTGCCTTTGAGCTGCACCCTGACCTGAATCCCGGCAATGCCGAGGCCAGCCGGGATTTTCAGATGCTCAACGAAGCCTATGTGGCGCTTTCAGGCATCCTCAAGCATGAAGACGGAGTCAGGGCTACATCTGAAACGCGAAAGGCGGCACAGAAACCCAGAAAAAACGCCGACCAGGCGAATGGCTCCGATAAAAAATCCGGCCCCGCTACAGATACCGGCCAGACTGAAAGCAAGGCCCCTCCCCCGCCTGGCGGAACCGAAGCAACGGGGCAGCAGCAGGCAAAAACAGCCGGGGCAGATGAGGGCGCGCAGACCGAGCAGCAAAAGCCTCAAAGCGAACAAGCCCCCGACCCTGAAGAAAATACCGCAGACCGTAACGGCACGGCCTATGCGGAACAGGACGTGCTGCGCGACCTGCTTAACGATCCTTTTGCCCGCCGTGTTTTTGAAGATATTTATAGCGAACTGAACCGGCAGCATGCCGAAAAACCACAGCAGGAAACAGCCGAAGCCCATACAGCGGAATCCGCCCCGCAAAGCAGGGCCAAGCCAAAGGCCGCGCAGAAAGAAAAGAAAAGCGCTCCACTCCATAAAAGCAACCTGGCCTGGGGTACGCCCAAATGGTCATCTGACATGACAAAAGGCGTCACCGGCCTGGTCAGGGGCTGGCTGCGCCGACAGATCGACGAAGAGCAAAGCCTTACCTTGCCCGCCGCAAACCTTGCGCCGGGCTGCCGGGTGCGCTTGCAGATACGCCAGGGAATTCAGGCTGAGCTTAAAACGGTTGAAATAACCCTGCCCCCTGACTTTACCGTGGGTAAACCCATACGCCTGCGCGGGCTGGGCAAGCGCGTCGGCCCCTGGCAAGGGGATCTCTATCTTACACTGTACACCGAGTAG
- a CDS encoding YkgJ family cysteine cluster protein, which yields MSVSPNTVFDCRMCGHCCEGVGGIVVSPTDLTRLAAHMGLAPEAVIEGYCYYAGGKLKIRSGADGYCVFFQQGKGCGVHEGKPAICRAWPFFRGNIEDPASLAMAKEFCPGISLEASHAAFERQGRQYLREHGLLASDCNCEANALILK from the coding sequence ATGTCTGTTTCACCGAATACGGTTTTCGACTGCCGCATGTGCGGCCACTGCTGCGAAGGAGTCGGCGGCATTGTGGTCAGCCCCACTGACCTTACGCGCCTGGCCGCGCACATGGGGCTTGCCCCCGAAGCCGTTATAGAAGGGTATTGCTACTATGCGGGCGGCAAATTGAAAATCCGCAGTGGTGCAGACGGTTATTGCGTTTTTTTCCAACAGGGTAAAGGCTGCGGTGTACACGAAGGCAAGCCTGCCATCTGTCGTGCCTGGCCTTTTTTTCGCGGTAATATTGAAGACCCCGCAAGCCTTGCCATGGCTAAAGAATTTTGTCCGGGCATCAGTCTGGAGGCTTCCCACGCAGCCTTTGAACGACAAGGCCGCCAGTACCTGCGCGAGCACGGCCTGCTTGCCAGCGATTGCAACTGCGAAGCCAACGCCCTAATCCTTAAATAA
- a CDS encoding CoA-binding protein, with protein sequence MQDHKELRAQLERARRIAIVGAKDKPGQPVDRVGRYLMDKGYEIYPVHPVRQTVWGLTAYPHLASLPGPVDIVNLFRAPQYCPDHAREVLALPWRPAVFWMQQGIRSPEARVLLTALGITVIEDACIMVEHARLLPNAATIQG encoded by the coding sequence ATGCAGGATCACAAAGAATTGCGCGCCCAGCTTGAGCGGGCGCGGCGTATAGCCATTGTCGGGGCCAAGGACAAACCCGGACAGCCCGTTGACCGTGTCGGCCGCTACCTCATGGATAAAGGCTACGAAATTTATCCCGTACACCCGGTACGCCAGACGGTGTGGGGCCTTACAGCCTACCCCCACCTTGCGTCCCTGCCCGGCCCCGTGGACATCGTGAACCTGTTTCGCGCTCCGCAATACTGCCCGGATCACGCACGTGAAGTGCTGGCCCTGCCCTGGCGACCCGCTGTTTTCTGGATGCAGCAAGGCATCCGTTCGCCCGAAGCCCGTGTGCTTTTGACCGCTCTTGGCATTACCGTGATAGAGGACGCCTGCATCATGGTCGAGCATGCCCGCCTTTTGCCCAACGCCGCAACTATTCAAGGATAA
- a CDS encoding monovalent cation:proton antiporter family protein, translated as MDVPLLYEIVTIFLLSIFVTVTCNKIKLPATVGFLLTGVLCGPSLLGIVSDREAIDHVAEIGVAMLLFTIGMELSGEALNRLKRPVFLGGSLQIGLTVLAVMGLALLGGYSYQQGVFMGCLVALSSSAIVLRIMQERGSTNTPTGRLSLAILVFQDIMVAPMLLCVPLLSGTLDLSLESAFFSTLWVVLALGGVLLFARFGLNRLMEAVVRTRTREILLLTTLGLCLGMALLTNTLGLSLSLGAFMAGLLLARSQYSMSVIAGILPYRDVFMSLFFISVGMMLNVDFFGKHFFSIIGLTALFIVIKSLLTLPAVLVQGYPLRAAIITSLSLAQVGEFAFVLAASGLSAGLFDMDAYQNFLDVSVLTMMLTPGLMTIAPRLADRFAGQRNSEQQEESGQQEGEKRLEDHLIIVGFGISGKHLAHVAKESGIEYTILEMNPETVSRYRQKEPIAHGDASQPVVLEHLGVTRARVLVIVISDPSAVRAITIEARRFNPNLHIIARTRFVTEVAALRRLGADEVIAEEFETSVEIFTRVLSQYLVPRQDIDTFAARIRQENYRMIRRMSSAVDSLDSIVNRLPDMGVQAMRLGGASPLCGRSLAQTELRRRHGVTVIAILREGITHASPGADEIFEPGDIVYLFGKTDKVIAITPLFSGPVRESARDGKGGMPQPARPTA; from the coding sequence ATGGACGTGCCCTTGCTCTATGAGATCGTGACCATCTTTCTGCTCTCCATCTTCGTCACCGTTACATGCAACAAAATCAAGCTGCCTGCCACTGTAGGCTTTCTGCTCACAGGCGTTTTGTGCGGCCCGTCCCTGCTCGGCATAGTCAGCGACCGCGAAGCTATTGATCATGTGGCTGAAATCGGCGTAGCCATGCTGCTTTTCACCATCGGCATGGAACTTTCCGGTGAGGCACTCAACCGCCTGAAGCGTCCGGTATTTCTGGGCGGCAGCCTGCAGATCGGCCTTACCGTACTGGCCGTGATGGGGCTGGCCCTTCTGGGCGGCTACTCCTATCAGCAGGGTGTATTTATGGGCTGTCTGGTAGCCCTTTCATCGTCGGCCATTGTCTTGCGCATCATGCAGGAACGCGGCTCTACCAACACGCCCACAGGGCGGCTATCTCTTGCCATTCTGGTCTTTCAGGACATTATGGTGGCTCCCATGCTGCTGTGCGTGCCCCTGCTTTCCGGCACGCTTGACCTTTCGCTGGAAAGCGCCTTTTTTTCCACACTGTGGGTGGTGCTGGCCCTTGGGGGAGTGCTTCTTTTTGCGCGCTTCGGCCTCAACCGTCTCATGGAAGCCGTGGTACGCACACGCACCAGAGAAATCCTGCTGCTGACCACACTGGGGCTGTGCCTCGGCATGGCCTTGCTGACCAACACTCTGGGCCTTTCCCTTTCGCTGGGCGCGTTCATGGCCGGGCTGCTGCTGGCCCGCTCCCAGTACAGCATGAGCGTCATTGCGGGCATTTTGCCCTATCGTGACGTATTTATGAGCCTTTTTTTCATTTCTGTAGGCATGATGCTCAATGTGGATTTCTTCGGAAAACACTTTTTTTCCATCATCGGGCTTACTGCCTTGTTTATTGTGATCAAAAGCCTGCTCACGCTGCCCGCGGTACTCGTCCAGGGCTATCCCCTGCGCGCGGCCATCATCACGTCCCTTTCCCTTGCCCAGGTGGGTGAGTTTGCCTTTGTACTGGCGGCCTCCGGCCTGAGCGCCGGGCTTTTTGACATGGATGCCTATCAGAACTTTCTGGACGTAAGCGTGCTGACCATGATGCTTACGCCCGGGCTTATGACCATTGCCCCACGTCTGGCCGACCGTTTTGCCGGACAGCGCAACAGCGAGCAGCAAGAAGAATCCGGGCAGCAGGAAGGCGAAAAACGCCTGGAAGATCATTTGATCATCGTTGGTTTCGGTATCAGCGGCAAGCATCTGGCCCATGTGGCCAAAGAGTCGGGCATTGAATATACCATTCTGGAAATGAACCCGGAAACCGTGAGCCGCTACCGCCAGAAAGAACCCATCGCACACGGAGACGCCTCGCAACCCGTGGTACTGGAGCATCTGGGCGTTACCCGGGCACGAGTGCTGGTGATTGTCATTTCCGACCCCTCGGCTGTACGGGCCATTACCATTGAGGCGCGGCGCTTCAACCCCAACCTGCACATCATCGCGCGCACCCGTTTTGTTACCGAGGTGGCGGCCCTGCGCAGACTGGGAGCGGACGAGGTTATTGCGGAAGAGTTTGAAACTTCTGTTGAAATTTTTACCAGAGTGCTGAGCCAGTACCTTGTACCCAGGCAGGATATAGACACGTTTGCCGCCCGGATCAGGCAGGAAAACTACCGCATGATACGCCGCATGAGTTCCGCAGTGGATTCTCTGGACAGCATTGTAAACCGCCTGCCCGACATGGGCGTACAGGCCATGCGCCTTGGCGGGGCTTCCCCCCTGTGCGGCCGCAGCCTGGCGCAAACAGAATTGCGCCGCCGCCACGGGGTCACCGTTATTGCCATCCTGCGGGAAGGCATAACCCATGCCTCGCCGGGTGCAGATGAAATTTTTGAACCCGGGGACATCGTTTACCTCTTCGGCAAAACAGACAAAGTCATTGCCATAACCCCCCTGTTTTCCGGGCCTGTGCGCGAAAGCGCCAGGGACGGCAAGGGGGGGATGCCGCAACCGGCCCGGCCCACAGCCTGA
- a CDS encoding ABC transporter ATP-binding protein: MLEAKNLSLVARSGRTILDGVSFRLEPGRCMALIGPNGAGKSTLVKIVAGLDRPTSGRVLHQGTDLSGLNRRQRAQTVAYLPQVAHPVPCSVFDAVLLGRRSRMGWLPGKNDRLKTEAILEELGLAHLQKQCVTSLSGGELQKTLIARALAQEAPVLLLDEPVNHLDIRNQVDILEIITKITITRRMCVLIVLHHLSYALRYAQDAMLLHQGRPAYQGPSKDLGEHDLSRVYGIPVRLQRINGQPHVLF, from the coding sequence ATGCTTGAGGCCAAAAACCTTTCTCTTGTGGCGCGATCCGGCAGAACTATCCTTGACGGCGTATCCTTCCGCCTTGAGCCAGGACGCTGCATGGCCCTCATCGGCCCCAACGGCGCAGGCAAAAGCACGCTTGTAAAAATTGTGGCAGGGCTTGACCGACCCACATCCGGGCGCGTGCTTCACCAGGGTACGGACCTTTCCGGCCTGAACCGCCGTCAGCGGGCGCAAACTGTGGCCTATCTGCCGCAGGTTGCCCATCCCGTGCCGTGCAGCGTTTTTGATGCCGTGCTTTTAGGACGCAGGTCACGCATGGGCTGGCTGCCCGGCAAGAATGACCGCCTGAAAACAGAGGCCATTCTGGAAGAACTGGGGCTTGCCCACCTGCAAAAACAGTGCGTCACCAGCCTCAGCGGCGGCGAACTGCAAAAAACACTCATTGCCCGCGCGCTTGCGCAGGAAGCTCCGGTACTTCTGCTGGACGAACCCGTCAACCACCTGGACATTCGCAATCAGGTTGATATCCTCGAAATAATTACAAAAATCACCATAACCCGGCGTATGTGCGTACTCATTGTGCTGCACCACCTGAGTTACGCCCTGCGTTACGCGCAGGATGCCATGCTGCTGCATCAGGGGCGCCCAGCGTATCAGGGACCGTCGAAAGACCTGGGCGAACACGACCTGAGCCGGGTCTACGGCATTCCTGTCCGCTTGCAGCGTATCAACGGCCAGCCTCACGTACTTTTTTAA
- a CDS encoding FecCD family ABC transporter permease yields MPGKEPCGDENNTAQSHAYCGSPDGRLSNSTEKRHCCSLPWDSPFMRACTATALLAAAVLLGLTGMKLGAVSRSWADICSALFSPSGDESLRYFVLHLRLPKVCAALTVGASLALAGTMLQNVLNNPLASSFTLGLSQGAAFGASFSMIILPAAGGLAGLSIVAMGALAGSLGASLLILAFSMVRGMGPQGLILAGVALSTLFGAATMSLQYFATDSQVAATVFWSFGDLSRGSWREVALVGLVLLAGLAFSLRHNLDYDTLRWGDAQATALGVPVLRLRCATLFMASLMAAFATAFYGVIGFVGLVAPHMVRLTFPHAGHFFLLGCSALFGACFLLAADLVAQTIIYPALLPIGIVCAFTGVPVFLCILFRGAKAHA; encoded by the coding sequence ATGCCCGGTAAGGAACCTTGCGGCGACGAAAACAACACCGCACAGTCTCACGCTTATTGTGGCAGCCCAGACGGACGCCTCAGCAACAGCACAGAAAAACGTCACTGCTGCTCCCTGCCGTGGGACAGCCCTTTCATGCGGGCCTGCACAGCAACGGCACTGCTGGCCGCTGCCGTACTGCTGGGGCTGACGGGCATGAAGCTTGGGGCAGTCTCACGCTCCTGGGCCGACATATGTTCGGCCCTGTTCAGTCCTTCAGGCGATGAATCCTTACGCTATTTTGTGCTCCACCTGCGGCTGCCCAAAGTTTGCGCCGCCCTGACTGTGGGTGCATCGCTGGCTCTTGCCGGAACCATGTTGCAAAACGTGCTCAACAATCCGCTGGCTTCGTCCTTTACCCTCGGCCTTTCACAGGGAGCCGCCTTCGGAGCCAGTTTTTCCATGATCATCCTGCCCGCCGCAGGCGGCCTGGCCGGCCTGAGCATTGTAGCCATGGGCGCACTGGCCGGCTCCCTCGGCGCGTCTCTGCTTATACTGGCCTTCAGTATGGTGCGCGGCATGGGGCCGCAGGGGCTTATACTTGCGGGGGTGGCATTGTCGACCCTTTTCGGGGCCGCCACCATGTCGTTACAGTATTTCGCCACTGACAGCCAGGTGGCGGCTACCGTATTCTGGAGCTTTGGCGACCTGAGCAGAGGAAGCTGGCGCGAGGTCGCGCTGGTAGGGCTTGTGCTGCTGGCAGGTCTTGCCTTTTCCCTGCGTCACAACCTTGACTACGACACGCTGCGCTGGGGCGATGCCCAGGCCACGGCCCTGGGTGTACCTGTTCTGCGCCTGCGCTGTGCAACCCTGTTCATGGCCTCGCTTATGGCCGCCTTTGCCACCGCCTTTTACGGCGTCATCGGCTTTGTGGGCCTGGTGGCTCCTCACATGGTGCGCCTGACATTTCCCCATGCCGGACATTTTTTTCTGCTGGGCTGCTCTGCCCTGTTCGGCGCATGCTTTTTACTGGCGGCCGACCTTGTAGCCCAGACCATCATATACCCTGCCCTGCTGCCCATAGGCATTGTCTGCGCTTTCACCGGAGTGCCCGTTTTTTTATGCATCCTTTTCAGGGGGGCCAAAGCACATGCTTGA